TGGCTTTTTCGTCAGCCAATTGTCCAGCCCATGCCAGGGCTTCGCCTATGTTACTCTCGGCTAGCAAATGGGAGTATTGGCACGCTAAGGCAGTTTTTTGACTTCCTGTAACCATGGCTTCGATTATATGGCCGGCCTCAGCGGGTTCCTGCTGCATGTATTGGACCATGACTATCCCATATAAATCCTGTAGACTACGATCAACAGGTTGTGTTTCGATCCAGTCGAATACAGAGGATGCATCGGTTTGCGCCCATGTTTCTACAACTTTGGAAAGAGTCAGGTCGCGGCCATAACCATAAGGAAGAGCTTCCGCTGCCTGAATGGCACCTATCGGATCGACTTTTGCGTATCCGGAATAAATAGATGCGATTAAAATATCCTGTTTGTCTTTGCTTTCGATTTCCTGAACCCAATTCAGCGCTGCATCAAGATCCGTTCTGGCCAGGTTTCCAAGGGCTATCGCCAGAAAATCAAGACGCCCTTTTGATGGTTCCATTTCCATAGCGTAAGCAACCGCTGCTATTGGATCGTCTTCCGCCCAATATTGTATAAGCAGTTCCAGAAGGTCGTGACTATAAGTGTTGGTAGTCGAGTCTAATTTATTGGCGATACTTTTAGGATTCGCTTCATGGATGAGATTAATTATGCTCTGATCCAAGTGGTTACCAGGCTGATATGTGCTGGTTTTGCCTGAATCTGACTTCATCTCATCCGTCGATGCGATCGCTTCGAATTGATGAATGTTCAGTGAGTGCTCGGATGTGCTGCGCCCTTTCTCTCGGCCCCAATAATGCCCTACGCCGGTCCCTGCAATAAAGCACACAATCGCGATGCCGGCAATAATCTGCCAATGTTTTAAGCTCATGTCGTAATGCAGTTCGGGTGAGGCTGTCGGTTCATTTCAGGGTAAGGCAGGCACCCCGATACGAACGGAGTGCCTGCGCAAGCGAGTATAGCAAAATTTACTGATAAGTAACTTCAAGGCGTGGGCTGTTGACTCCTTCTGAAGAAGAGAACCAGACGTCATTGCCGCCGCCGTCCATTGTTATGACCAGCGTGATTTCACCGTTTCCAATAGACGTTCCAAGGTCAATTTCCAGTGTGCTGCCGTTTGCGTACGATCCAGTGTCACTACCCAATTGGGCACCTTGGCCTGGCGCGTTACCTGAATTGATAGTAGCTTCTGTCCAGCCTGGGTTACTATTGCCTTGGTAGACGCGCACTGTGCCATTACCTGCTTCAGTTAACTGGACGATGAGCTTGGCACCTGTTACCGTTCCACTGATGCCGTTCACATCAAACTTCAGGTAAGAGGTCCGGACGCTGGGTTCAACCTTTAGATTGCTATCATTGAATACCGTAGTGTTCTGTATGAACACATCCTGGGTTGGCGTTTCAACAACGGTGCCGCCGATACTGCTGCTTGCACTTGCACCTGGTGCCGTTACGGTGAACTGAATTTGTGAGCAGTTGTCATAAGCGGTTCCATTGGACCAATTCTCACCGACATTATACATACCGGAAGTGAACTTGTAATTACCGGGATTCTGCGTTCCAAAGTTGAGTGCAAAATTCGCTGTATTCACACCGGCACTTACGGTTACAGTCTGGGCGGTAATCCATGCATTGTCTGAGACTCTACGGATTTCAAGATAGATGTCACGCGAGGCGGTCGCTTCGTAGTCGAGGCCGACGTTCAAGGTGGTGGCATTGCTTAGTGCGGACGGCAGCGATGAGCATATTAATGCATTGGTAGTACTGCCACCACCGGCGTTGAACTTGAAATCTTGCACATTCAGCAAGTAAAAGGGGCTGCCGGTATTCGCAACGAAAACCAGATACAGATCATGTACTCCAGTGGCTCCAGTGACGTTTGCACTGAAAGTTTCATAAGTGTTCCAACCTGCAGTACCAGTAACATTGACAGTGGAGATTAATGTCCCAGTGGTTGATCCAAGGCGGAACTCAATTCTACCTCCTGGGCTTGAGGCATCTGTTGATGCTGACACATCAACGGAACCTGCACCTGTATCAAAGTTGAATGAATCGTAGCGGATCCAATTCCCTGCTCGGACATAGCCAACGACATTACCAATCACGCGGATTTGATTAGCATCCGATGGATGGGATTCTGCATCGAAACTAGGACCGGGAATCGTGACACCAACGTCACTTCCTCCACCTGGTGCCGTTACGGTGAACTGGATTTGCGAGCAGTTGTCATAGGCAGTTCCATTGGTCCAATTCTCACCAACATTATACATGCCGGCAGTGAACTTGTATGCGCCTAGGCTCTGTGTTCCAAAGTTGAATGAAAAATTCGCTGTGTTCACACCGGCACTTACGGTTACTGTCTGAGCAGTGATCCACGCGTTGTCTGACACTCTGCGGATTTCCATATAGATGTCACGCGCACCTGTGGCTTCATAGTCCAGGCTTACGTTCAGGGTCGTTGCGTTCTCTAATGTCGATGGCAGTGATGAACATACCAATGCATTGGTACCGCCTCCACCTGAGGGGCCGGGAACCGGACCACTGGCGCTATCAGTATTGACCACGTAGCGATTCCAGAACTTTTGGATCGTATCAGCATTGGTTCCAACGTTAAAAATGTACCACGCTTCCGATGCGTCTGAATAGTCTACACCACCAACGGAGATATTTGAGTAACTCGGGAAGAAACCGTGAGCAGCAAGAACACTGTCCGCTTCCAGCCACAAATTACGCGCATGTGTATTTGGATTACTGCTGGCTTCTGCTTGGTTTTGCCAGGTGGTGTTTGAGCTGTTGTAGCCTGGTGTGGAGTTATTCGAACCATTGCCGTCTTCTATTCTGCGGTAGTCCGTATTATTGCGAACCCACTCCAGGATCGTTGCTTCTCCTGCCGGGACGGTACCATTTCCACTAATACCTCTCTTGGGAGTCGTTGTCGTATTGTTTTCATTCCAGTTACTGTGTTGGACGACTACAATACGGGTTTGCGTATCGGTGGTTGTATAAGAAGTGGTGTTCACGAGGGACTGGACCCAGTCATAGGTGAAATCCGAGTTACCCGCTTCCATTATGTAAATCATACCGCCGCGATCCAGCGCAGTTTTAGCCTTGTTAACTACTGCATTGACTGCAGGAGTCCAATTGGTGTTCAGGCCCCAAAAATTATTGGGGAATGAGCTTCCATTGGGATAGTTGGAATTTTGAGGGAAGGTATTTCGATTGTTGAAACCTGCCTGAGACCAGCGATCTTGACCAAAAGCCAGATTCATTAAGGTGGGAGCAGGGATGAAATTATTATTTTCACCAGTGCCTGCGTTATACCCTTGCATGCCAACGGTGCCTTGGACTGCGTAAAAGTCCACACCGTGCAGGTCAGGGTGGGCTAGCATGCAGCCCACAGCTGCAATTGCCTGGATGTCATCCGGGTCCGGCTTGCTGTCGAACTGAGCAATGAATAAATCTCTCGTCTTATTGAAGTTGATGGTGAGTGGGTTGCTGCTTGGCGCCGTTGGAGATTGTGCCTGGGACACAGTCGCCACGATAAAAGACACCACTATGGTGAGTAAGTGTTTTTTCATAACATGGGTTCTTTTAGGTTAACGTAGGGTTCGAGTATAGAGTCGAAATCAGCCAGGGTTGAAGAAGGCAGATATGGCTTGCATTAACGCTAGCTATTGAAGGGGATAAGTTTGGTTTTACACGATAAAGTTTTTAGCGTGTGTATCGGGTTTTTGAAAAGGGTTTAGAAAATTAATAGAAAATGGTCATATTGGATAAAATTTAGAGAGATTGCTTCTGAATACTAAGCATTTAGCCTTTTCAAGGAAAAAAACAAACTGAGAGATAATCGAAATGTAATTAGGGTGTAGGTTCTAATTACACGTGTAAATTAATGCCTGATAAATGCATCTCCTTGATTCATTTTGCGCACTGATCAGACCGGTCTGTGTCTGCAAATTATGGAACGAGAAGCCGAAGCCGATTTTTCGTCTGCAAGCAGGACATGGATAAACATGGAATCCTGAATATTTTAGCAGGCATTACTTGCAAATAGAGCCCTGTAGGGTCTACTCGCAATCAACTTATTGACGAACCAACTTGAGCGCATCAGCTCGCAAAATAGTATTCGCATTCTCTTTGGTCAGTTTTATGTATTCATCGCCTGTCTGACCACTAAAGCGGAACGAGCCCAGTGTATGCCAATCCGTAGGTCCCACGGTGAAGTCCATCTTGCGGGTATGTCGCTGACCATCGGCGAATATCTCAACTTGAATGTTGGAGTCAGCATTTGTCGGACTGAAAATCTTAAATACTGATACCTTATACTCACCAGCTTCAGGTAATTCAGGTGTGTATTTAACATACGAACCAGAGGCGCCACGGGTATATCGACTGTTGGATCTATTATACCCAAGCAACGAAGAGTCAGACCAGCGTCCCTCTGACTCCAGATAGCCTGGGTCGCCAAAATTGATAATCGTAGTTCCAGCCCCTGATTCTGTGATGATAATCTCATTTTTCTCAATGACTATATTGCGAGTACTTGCTTCATTGATTTGCCAAGGAACCGTTACGTTCTCAAAAATGTTGTCTTTAATAAGCATATCCTGACCACGAACAATGTCGATGCCCAGATGGTTATCCTTGAAAACGTTATTCGTGATTTTAATGTCGCTTATTCGAAAAGAGGAATCATCACTTTTATGCTGTCCGCCAATGCCGATGAGTCCTTTAACGCCGTCACGCTCGATCCATCCACTATCACTGAATATGTTGTCTCGAATAACGAAATGCCTTGGATAGGTTCCTTCTTGCCACTCGGTTCCCAATACGATTGCTGGATGCTGGATATTATCGAAGGTGCACCCTTCGATAAGCACATTTTCGTTTTTAATAATACTCATCGCACCAGCAATTCTCTGGCATGTCGTGTTTCTTAAAATATATCGGTCTATATCAAAGCAATAAACTGCGCAGCGTGTATCCTTCTTTACGAAAGATGGCACCTCTGTCTCGAACGTAATCGATAGGATATGATCATGCTCGCGAAGTTTGTTCGGCACTTTTCCTTCATATGACCAGTCGGCAATTCGCCTCTTAACAAGTTGATCTCCGCTCCAAAAGCCAATCTCAGACCCCCTCTTGAGTGGCGCTATTCTTCCTCCCTCTTTTTTGAACTTAACGGTTTTATCACTCTCTCGATCGACAACGATAAACCATGGGCCGTGGGTGTTCTGACCGTCCCAACGTACGCCTTCAAAGTGGCTGTTTTCGATAAGCACTTCGCCATCATTCCAGGCTAGCTTCCAGGCATCTCTTGGTGTTACCGGGAAGTGATCGTTCTCGGATTTAAAGACCACTTTGTTTCCGTAAACATTGGTGCAACTGAAAGTATTGAATCCAAAGCCAGGCACATTCGCGATACGGACATTTTCTACGCGAACATCTTTGGAAGCCGCCATGATGACTTGAAATGTCCTCAGGCTGAACCACCATGAGATGCCATAGCCTTCCCTCAGCTTACTGGCATAGGGGACGTTATCAATACGCACACGACGGCCATCTCCGCGATCAATGGTTCGCCAGTAGGATGGCGAAGATCCGAAAGTGAGACTGTTGATATTGTTAATCAAGCGATGCGATTCCATATCCCAGGCATTCGCACAATAAGTAGGCATATTGTCAAAGCGGGGTAAGCCTTCGAAAATATCAACCTCGACCCAGTCTGGGCCTAGGGCAGTTACGATACCACTTGTGCCATGGATAGGACCGTAGGTTAGACACAGGTTTTCCAGCAATAGGCCATCGCAACCTGCAAATAAGAACAAACCTCTGACTTGTTCATCTGAGATAAAAGGGCTTTCGTTCACAATGCGCGTTGCAGGATCTCCATTACGGTCAACAGCTCCGTGAAGCTTTAGTCCAGTTGCCCCCGAAGCAGTAATCTTGGCGTATTCAGCGTAATAATTGAACTCGCTTGGATCGTAATTGCCCGGTCCAAAGATTTTTCTGATGTTATTGATAAAGCGCGGAGAGGTTTGATCCAGGGGATTTGCCGTTGCCTTGACCAAGTAATCGCCCGCCTCAAATTGAACAGTCGCATTTCCCGCATCAACCGCCCTGGAAACTGTATTCTGGATCGCAAGCGAATCATCTTTTCCGTCATTCGGAATCGCACCAAAATCTCTGACATGGAATATGTTTTCCGACACATCTGCTCCTGCTGCATGATGTGTTATTAGCAAACATGCTAATAGTGCTAGTGGGATACATTTCTTAATCATCTTATCGTATTTTAAACATGCAACTATGCTTGAAGTTTCATTTCACAAGCTACTGCAGGCGCATTTTCGCAATCAAATCAGCAAAGCATAGTAAGGTAATTTTGACGAATCCTATTCAGTTCACGGCGAGCGAAAGCAGTTTTCAAATAACGAAATGGACGGCCTTTCGACTTTACATATTTGATGCAGGTGGCTTGTTTAAATACCATTGATACAATCGTATACTCAATGAAAATTCAGCACCCCAATAATGTGAAATCGATTAATACCATACTTAGCCTCATCGCCCTGGGCTTGGCTGCACCTACGCTACAAGCTGCTACTCTGGCGCAGTGGGATTTCCAAAACATTACTGCGCCTTCTGGTGCGCTAACATCTGCTGATGCCTCATTCGTAGACAGCAATGTCACGATTACCGACAACGATCTGGAATTGGATCTAACTCTTGCAGGAACTGATTCCCTCGTGGTCCTTGGCACATCGTCAGCGACCAACGGTGGTGGCGCAATATCTCTTGGCAGCAATCAATTGCAAATCAGTCCGGCACAAATTGGTGTGATCTCCGCCGGCCTGGACCCAGGTATCGACTTTTTGGAATTCGAAGTGACGCCTGGTACCGGATTGCAAATTGAGAATGCAAGTATAACCTATGATCAGCGGATAGTTACTGGTTCGAGTTCAACCGGTGGCCTTGTAGCCTTTTCTGGAGTCTTCTATTCTACGGATGGCGGCAGCAACTGGACGCAATCATCAACCGGCAGCCAGCGTATCGCGACAAATCCCGGCCTACAGGATAAGACTGAAAGCGCATCTCAAGATTTGCCGACCATCGTTGGCACAACGCTTGTTCGCATCACATTCATTGATAATTCAAACATTGCGCCCGCTGGCGACTCGGGCAAGGCGTTCTACATCGATAACTACACATTGAATGGCGAGTTGATCCCAGAATCGTCTGCTGTTTCAGGCTTACTTGGCCTAACCGCACTAGCTATCGTTATCGCTCGCCGCCGCAAGCAAGCATAGTCATAAACCGATCCTTGGGGCGCATAAGTGTGCAATCCTTGGACGGGGATTTGGGGGGATAACAATGCATCAGATTCAGAGGAGCGCCTAACCCCTTCGAATCTGAATTTCTTTGTGATCACCAAGTATCCATCAGGCGGGCTGGAACTGGCATCAGGCCGCCCGTCTTGTGATCGATACAATCAATCTAAAGCATTTATGACTTAAATGCAGGTCCGATAGCGTTTCGTTTTTTGTTTTTGACTCATACCGACAATGCCGATCACGCTCAAAGGTTATTACACTAATGCCTCGGTAATGGAAAAGGTAGAGTTGCAAGTAGACCACCATGATATCTGGGATCTGTTGAGCATTGAATGCCTGTGGGTCTACAACTCAGTAAAAGGCATTAAATCAAATGGTAAGTGGTCGACGGCTTTTGAAGCCCCTGCGAGTGTTATTTTTGTGAAGACAGGCCTGGCTGAATTGGCTTACGGAGACAATGTATACCAGTGCCCCGCCAACACATGCTTTTTTGCCAGTCCCGGTATTCGACGCCAACGTTTCGAGATCGGAACCCTAGTGATGTCGGTTGGTTATAAGGCTGAATGGTTGACTGGCCAACCGTTCTTTGACTCTGGCTTGAACATTATTCACGCGATAAGCGATCCGGACAGCCTATACACTCAGTCCCATAAGCTGTTCAGCGAGATCTATGGGGATAGTGCCTCGGGGGTCTCATTTGATACAGCAGTCAAGCAAAAGGCTAAAACCCTGCAATCACATCTCCATCTCAAGTCGCGATTTATGGACTGGTTTAGTGTCCTCGTATCACGCCTGGAAACACTTGGCGTTACAACCAGCTCGATTGGCTCTACGGATCGACGAAGTCACCGACTTATCCAACTCATTCGTTCGATGCCACTTGATAAGCCATTCGATAAAAGCCACATTATCCATGGGATGAATCTAAGTTGGCGGAGGACCGAGCAGATATTCAAAGAGAGTTTTAACATCAGTCCGAATGAGTTTCACCAGAGGCGCCGTTTAAGCGAAGCAAAGCGTCTTTTGCGAATTGAAGATGTCCCGATTAAGGAAATCGCTTTTTTGCTAGCCTTCCCACAGCCATCTTCATTCACCAATTGGTTTAAGAATCGGACTGAAACTTCCCCCCAACTCTTTCGTAACATGGCTTATCCGCATGATGGGGAATAAAACACAGCCTAGCCTCAATCCCCTTATTTATCGGAAAAATCACACAAAAAAGCCCGCGAATTGCGGGCTAAAAAGTGGCGGGATGGACGGGACTCGAATCCGAAATATTTTTTCATCTAATTTCACTTGATTTCACTTATGCTTGCCTATCAGCAATTTGTGGAGCCCTGGATGGTTCGGGAAATGCAACGAAATGCAGCAAAATAATTTTAGTTTGGCAAATTTTTGGCAAATCGAGAGGCTGGACAGCTGACAGTCACTGTAAATTCGCCCTCAGAGCCTTGCGTTGTGCATCTGTAAAATCAGGCCGCTTGTTCAACTGATGCTTCAGAACGCACACTTCCTCCTGCAGGTAATCTTTGCATCCAAGAGTTCCTGATTTAAGCGATCCGTGAAAAGTGCCAGAAGCTTCGCCAGTAAAATGGTTCCTTCCACCTTAAGCAGATTGGCGCTGACTTACTTCGATAGAATAGCAGTGTTTATGCACTTGGATGAATTTTTAGCCACCTATGGGATGACTAGGGAACCAACTCAATCCGCACGCGGAAAAATGCCCGGCTTTTTTCCATTATTGAAAACAGATGGGTTACACTCTCAAATTCGCTGTTGATTTCACCGAATGATGGTTCAAGCACACTGTTTGTTTCCCAAACACCAGAAGCAAGGTCGTCGCAGACCTCTACGCTGTAGCTCAGGCCATACATTTCAGAATCTTGAAGGCGTGGATAGGAAAAGGCGGCGTTGGCGCCGACAATGGTCAGAGTCGGCTGCTGAATAGTCCAGTTTGCGGGATCGGCAGGATCACCACCGAATCCGTATTCGATGAGGTTCGCAATACCATCGCCATCGGGGTCACCGTCTGGATAAATATCGCCGCCGACGGACGGCTGGTTATAGATCCAGTCGAGATAGTTCGACATGCCGGAAGCAGCTGTTTCCGGAAAGATGTTTTCATAGTGGTTTTGATTTTCCGAGTGATTTGCAGCAGCCGCACCACTGACAACAATCGCATGGCCATACGGCGGAAGATCAACATTGATCGCAATAGCGTTACCCGGCTCGGGCGTGATAATATCGACCGAATCTGTCCAGCTTCTGTGCAAGGTGGCTGGTGTGTCTGCAACACCCGTGAAGTTACCCGTATAGTTACGGGCAGAAGCGGTCAGATTCTGAATGAGGTAAAAGC
The Rubellicoccus peritrichatus DNA segment above includes these coding regions:
- a CDS encoding carbohydrate-binding protein, whose protein sequence is MKKHLLTIVVSFIVATVSQAQSPTAPSSNPLTINFNKTRDLFIAQFDSKPDPDDIQAIAAVGCMLAHPDLHGVDFYAVQGTVGMQGYNAGTGENNNFIPAPTLMNLAFGQDRWSQAGFNNRNTFPQNSNYPNGSSFPNNFWGLNTNWTPAVNAVVNKAKTALDRGGMIYIMEAGNSDFTYDWVQSLVNTTSYTTTDTQTRIVVVQHSNWNENNTTTTPKRGISGNGTVPAGEATILEWVRNNTDYRRIEDGNGSNNSTPGYNSSNTTWQNQAEASSNPNTHARNLWLEADSVLAAHGFFPSYSNISVGGVDYSDASEAWYIFNVGTNADTIQKFWNRYVVNTDSASGPVPGPSGGGGTNALVCSSLPSTLENATTLNVSLDYEATGARDIYMEIRRVSDNAWITAQTVTVSAGVNTANFSFNFGTQSLGAYKFTAGMYNVGENWTNGTAYDNCSQIQFTVTAPGGGSDVGVTIPGPSFDAESHPSDANQIRVIGNVVGYVRAGNWIRYDSFNFDTGAGSVDVSASTDASSPGGRIEFRLGSTTGTLISTVNVTGTAGWNTYETFSANVTGATGVHDLYLVFVANTGSPFYLLNVQDFKFNAGGGSTTNALICSSLPSALSNATTLNVGLDYEATASRDIYLEIRRVSDNAWITAQTVTVSAGVNTANFALNFGTQNPGNYKFTSGMYNVGENWSNGTAYDNCSQIQFTVTAPGASASSSIGGTVVETPTQDVFIQNTTVFNDSNLKVEPSVRTSYLKFDVNGISGTVTGAKLIVQLTEAGNGTVRVYQGNSNPGWTEATINSGNAPGQGAQLGSDTGSYANGSTLEIDLGTSIGNGEITLVITMDGGGNDVWFSSSEGVNSPRLEVTYQ
- a CDS encoding helix-turn-helix domain-containing protein, whose translation is MPITLKGYYTNASVMEKVELQVDHHDIWDLLSIECLWVYNSVKGIKSNGKWSTAFEAPASVIFVKTGLAELAYGDNVYQCPANTCFFASPGIRRQRFEIGTLVMSVGYKAEWLTGQPFFDSGLNIIHAISDPDSLYTQSHKLFSEIYGDSASGVSFDTAVKQKAKTLQSHLHLKSRFMDWFSVLVSRLETLGVTTSSIGSTDRRSHRLIQLIRSMPLDKPFDKSHIIHGMNLSWRRTEQIFKESFNISPNEFHQRRRLSEAKRLLRIEDVPIKEIAFLLAFPQPSSFTNWFKNRTETSPQLFRNMAYPHDGE
- a CDS encoding right-handed parallel beta-helix repeat-containing protein, which gives rise to MSENIFHVRDFGAIPNDGKDDSLAIQNTVSRAVDAGNATVQFEAGDYLVKATANPLDQTSPRFINNIRKIFGPGNYDPSEFNYYAEYAKITASGATGLKLHGAVDRNGDPATRIVNESPFISDEQVRGLFLFAGCDGLLLENLCLTYGPIHGTSGIVTALGPDWVEVDIFEGLPRFDNMPTYCANAWDMESHRLINNINSLTFGSSPSYWRTIDRGDGRRVRIDNVPYASKLREGYGISWWFSLRTFQVIMAASKDVRVENVRIANVPGFGFNTFSCTNVYGNKVVFKSENDHFPVTPRDAWKLAWNDGEVLIENSHFEGVRWDGQNTHGPWFIVVDRESDKTVKFKKEGGRIAPLKRGSEIGFWSGDQLVKRRIADWSYEGKVPNKLREHDHILSITFETEVPSFVKKDTRCAVYCFDIDRYILRNTTCQRIAGAMSIIKNENVLIEGCTFDNIQHPAIVLGTEWQEGTYPRHFVIRDNIFSDSGWIERDGVKGLIGIGGQHKSDDSSFRISDIKITNNVFKDNHLGIDIVRGQDMLIKDNIFENVTVPWQINEASTRNIVIEKNEIIITESGAGTTIINFGDPGYLESEGRWSDSSLLGYNRSNSRYTRGASGSYVKYTPELPEAGEYKVSVFKIFSPTNADSNIQVEIFADGQRHTRKMDFTVGPTDWHTLGSFRFSGQTGDEYIKLTKENANTILRADALKLVRQ